The following proteins come from a genomic window of Alnus glutinosa chromosome 10, dhAlnGlut1.1, whole genome shotgun sequence:
- the LOC133879198 gene encoding phospholipase A(1) DAD1, chloroplastic-like produces MRLSIMRPHLRPCTRLPHFPLRCCTATVTTQPPTLDNKTVKNLERLLDPIDTTTATSPYRFMPVPVKLGDKWREYQGISNWEGLLDPLDDNLRSEILRYGKFVEATYNSFDFDPSSPSYANSLFTRSSFFERAGIPDTGYRLTKYLRATSGIQLPRWIEKAPSWVATQSSWIGYVAVCQDKDEIARLGRRDVVIAYRGTATCLEWLENLRATLTHLPSNSSVGCGPMVESGFLSLYTSGSAGSPSLQDMVRGEISRILQSYGDEPLSLTITGHSLGAALATLTAYDIKTTFKRAPLVTVISFGGPRVGNRSFRLQVEKQGTKVLRIVNSDDLITKVPGFVIDDDQDEVSSNKRENVNVAAGLPSWIQKCVEDTQWVYAEVGRELRLSSKDSPYVNGFNVATCHDLKTYLHLVDGFISSTCPFRASAKMVLDNCRRKKNTQLQKNNS; encoded by the coding sequence ATGAGGCTCTCAATTATGAGACCGCACCTACGCCCATGCACACGCCTCCCTCACTTTCCCCTCCGCTGCTGCACCGCCACCGTCACTACTCAACCACCGACCCTCGACAACAAGACAGTGAAGAACTTGGAGCGTTTACTCGACCCCATTGACACCACCACCGCCACCTCCCCTTACCGGTTCATGCCCGTTCCGGTCAAGCTCGGTGATAAATGGAGGGAATACCAAGGTATTAGCAACTGGGAGGGCTTGCTCGACCCCCTCGACGACAATCTACGCAGCGAGATTCTCCGGTACGGCAAGTTCGTCGAAGCTACGTACAACTCCTTTGACTTCGACCCCTCCTCACCTTCATACGCCAACTCCCTCTTCACCAGAAGCTCGTTTTTCGAACGAGCTGGGATTCCTGACACTGGTTACCGTTTGACAAAATATCTACGTGCAACGTCGGGTATCCAGCTGCCACGTTGGATCGAAAAGGCCCCCAGCTGGGTCGCCACCCAGTCGAGCTGGATAGGCTATGTGGCAGTCTGTCAAGACAAAGACGAAATCGCCAGACTTGGACGCCGAGATGTGGTCATTGCCTACAGAGGCACTGCCACATGCTTGGAATGGCTCGAGAATCTCCGAGCCACCCTGACCCACCTTCCAAGTAACAGCTCGGTCGGGTGCGGACCCATGGTGGAGAGCGGGTTCCTGAGCCTGTACACGTCAGGAAGCGCGGGCTCCCCGAGCCTCCAAGACATGGTACGTGGGGAAATCTCCAGAATCCTCCAATCCTACGGCGACGAGCCGCTGAGCTTGACCATCACAGGGCACAGCCTCGGCGCGGCGCTAGCGACGCTCACCGCGTACGACATCAAGACCACCTTCAAGCGGGCGCCGCTCGTCACCGTCATATCCTTCGGCGGTCCACGTGTCGGCAACCGGAGCTTCAGGCTGCAGGTAGAAAAGCAAGGCACCAAAGTCCTACGCATCGTAAACTCTGACGACCTTATAACAAAAGTACCAGGTTTCGTGATCGACGATGACCAAGACGAAGTGTCGTCGAACAAACGGGAAAATGTCAACGTGGCCGCTGGGCTTCCCAGCTGGATCCAGAAATGCGTGGAGGACACCCAGTGGGTGTACGCCGAGGTAGGGAGGGAGCTACGGCTGAGCAGCAAGGACTCCCCTTACGTCAACGGCTTCAACGTAGCCACGTGTCACGATCTCAAGACGTACCTCCACCTGGTCGACGGCTTCATCAGCTCCACGTGTCCGTTCAGAGCCTCCGCTAAAATGGTGCTCGACAATTGTCGGAGGAAAAAAAACACCCAGCTCCAGAAAAACAACTCTTAA